The following are from one region of the Arthrobacter sp. TMP15 genome:
- a CDS encoding flavin reductase family protein: MELADALDISRVSPQELTQEQIDEYRRLSAEQSSGVAIISTRLRDRDYATTVSAYLSVSYDPPTLLVSLYAESRIALAVAESGSWALSILTAEQKAQANWLASPGTPLEGLLNQISFRRGPVTGNAIIAGALAFFEVATTTIHTAATHLLVVGSVLSMGEDAPWSKDASPLIHYGGDYRRLKP, encoded by the coding sequence ATGGAATTAGCCGATGCACTTGATATCTCCAGAGTTTCCCCACAGGAACTAACCCAGGAGCAGATCGATGAGTACCGCAGGTTGAGTGCTGAGCAAAGCAGCGGAGTGGCCATCATTAGCACTAGGCTCCGTGACCGAGACTATGCAACTACTGTCAGTGCCTACCTGTCAGTGTCCTATGACCCGCCGACATTGCTGGTAAGTCTCTACGCCGAGTCCAGGATCGCACTAGCTGTGGCGGAGTCGGGTTCGTGGGCGCTGTCGATTCTGACGGCTGAGCAAAAGGCTCAAGCAAATTGGCTCGCCAGCCCTGGCACACCGTTGGAAGGACTGCTCAACCAAATAAGTTTTAGGCGTGGCCCAGTCACTGGCAACGCCATTATTGCAGGAGCTCTCGCGTTTTTTGAGGTCGCCACCACCACCATCCACACAGCAGCCACCCACCTACTGGTGGTGGGGAGTGTGCTTTCTATGGGTGAGGACGCACCATGGAGTAAGGATGCCTCACCCCTGATCCACTACGGTGGCGACTATCGCCGGCTCAAGCCCTAA